The Deinococcus radiopugnans ATCC 19172 genome contains a region encoding:
- a CDS encoding NPCBM/NEW2 domain-containing protein: MKDGRNNTGKVKWVRGMALVVLGTGLLIGCKPSEPPKPPTGPENPYAGGVTHPWTGTDQSGSKPIRSGENVLSEVGYTVASNAWGPIELDRSNGSEKPDDGGPLKIGNQTFAKGIGVHANSQLTYALNGSCSTFSATVGIDAEVGAKGSVVFQVFGDGKLLFDSGLMTGTSAAQSFSKSVAGVNQLKLVTDAGDDIAYDHADWADAKLSCKLPPDPPPANFNVALESRDGGPFADRMVFSRIGSLSSPPANGVHDRATVRVRNTGSTPLKITGLPITGPWTLDSGQSFPATIAPGSSLDVRLRFVAQSGKFHSGSVGVAVDGQTASGQSIQLAGLWQSESENNREPYLEDIVQTAFGFKTVFAPSKDNNASDGINQKGRVTPQGDEVIAPYWQRADAGKPVTVQQLAAYHTQGDAAKLRWFTKGASDSNTVLIQKGVDAQSVLPRRDGSEELAVVSFTPSAQTFGFKVDSENSDPTLNDQTKDRNNKCQDPCGQHVRFFKAKDPSGNVMPDTYLLIMDYSGINYDYNDNIYLISNLKPAPILINVGLAGNGAKITDPAGNVWVSDRDRNGYALFTPTTAKDEPAGGPNPGLDILKTDFDDLYRSYRGNVGNVPQAQRQISFNLPLENGPHTLKLHFADLAHTEIGKRIFDVTVEGQKVLPNLDIVKDAGGGNTALIKTVNTNVTGGLLTLNLSASVDYPSIAGIEILR; encoded by the coding sequence ATGAAGGACGGAAGGAACAACACGGGAAAGGTCAAGTGGGTCAGGGGTATGGCGCTGGTGGTGCTGGGCACAGGACTGCTGATCGGCTGCAAACCTTCCGAACCGCCCAAGCCCCCCACGGGGCCGGAGAATCCGTATGCGGGCGGGGTGACGCATCCCTGGACGGGCACCGATCAATCGGGCAGCAAGCCGATCCGGAGCGGCGAGAACGTTCTGTCGGAGGTGGGGTACACCGTCGCCAGCAACGCCTGGGGGCCTATCGAGCTGGACCGGAGCAACGGCAGTGAGAAGCCTGATGACGGTGGGCCGCTCAAGATCGGCAATCAGACTTTTGCCAAAGGGATCGGGGTTCATGCGAACAGCCAACTTACGTACGCGCTGAACGGGAGTTGCTCGACATTTAGTGCCACGGTGGGCATCGACGCGGAGGTGGGGGCCAAGGGCAGTGTGGTCTTCCAGGTGTTCGGCGATGGCAAGCTGCTGTTCGACAGCGGCCTGATGACGGGGACGAGTGCGGCGCAGTCGTTCTCGAAGTCGGTGGCGGGGGTGAATCAGCTGAAGCTGGTGACGGATGCGGGCGACGACATCGCGTACGATCACGCCGACTGGGCCGACGCCAAACTGAGTTGCAAACTTCCCCCGGACCCGCCCCCCGCCAATTTCAATGTGGCGCTGGAGAGCCGCGACGGCGGCCCCTTCGCGGACCGCATGGTGTTCAGCCGCATCGGCTCGCTGAGCAGTCCGCCCGCCAACGGCGTGCACGACCGCGCCACCGTGCGCGTCAGGAACACCGGCAGCACGCCGCTGAAGATCACCGGTCTGCCCATCACAGGTCCCTGGACACTGGATTCCGGGCAGTCTTTCCCAGCCACCATTGCCCCTGGAAGTTCTCTGGACGTCCGGCTGCGTTTCGTCGCGCAGAGCGGCAAGTTCCATTCGGGCAGCGTGGGCGTGGCCGTTGACGGCCAGACCGCATCCGGCCAGTCCATCCAGCTGGCCGGGCTGTGGCAGAGCGAATCCGAGAACAACCGGGAGCCGTACCTGGAAGACATCGTTCAGACCGCGTTCGGCTTCAAGACTGTCTTTGCGCCCAGCAAGGACAACAATGCCTCAGACGGAATCAACCAGAAAGGCAGGGTGACTCCGCAGGGCGACGAGGTCATTGCCCCGTACTGGCAGCGGGCCGATGCCGGCAAGCCCGTGACCGTTCAGCAGCTGGCCGCCTACCACACCCAGGGGGACGCCGCGAAGTTGCGCTGGTTTACCAAGGGTGCATCTGACAGCAATACCGTCCTGATCCAGAAGGGTGTAGACGCCCAGTCGGTCCTGCCGCGCAGGGACGGTTCGGAAGAACTGGCGGTAGTCAGCTTCACGCCGTCGGCGCAGACGTTCGGGTTTAAGGTGGACAGCGAGAACAGCGACCCGACGTTGAACGATCAGACCAAAGACCGGAACAACAAGTGCCAAGACCCCTGCGGCCAGCATGTGCGGTTCTTCAAGGCCAAGGACCCGAGTGGCAACGTCATGCCCGACACCTACCTGCTGATCATGGATTACTCGGGCATCAACTACGACTACAACGACAACATCTACCTGATCAGTAACCTGAAGCCCGCGCCCATTCTGATCAACGTCGGTCTGGCGGGCAACGGGGCCAAGATCACCGATCCTGCGGGCAATGTGTGGGTCTCGGACCGGGACCGCAACGGTTACGCGCTGTTCACCCCCACGACAGCCAAGGACGAGCCGGCGGGCGGTCCCAATCCGGGCCTCGATATCCTCAAGACCGACTTCGATGATCTGTACCGCAGCTATCGCGGCAATGTGGGCAACGTGCCGCAGGCACAGAGGCAGATCAGTTTCAATCTCCCGCTGGAAAACGGGCCGCACACGCTCAAGCTGCATTTCGCGGATCTGGCGCATACCGAGATTGGCAAACGGATCTTCGACGTGACGGTGGAGGGCCAGAAGGTGTTGCCCAATCTGGACATCGTCAAGGACGCGGGCGGCGGCAACACGGCGCTGATCAAGACGGTCAATACGAACGTGACCGGTGGGCTGCTGACCCTGAACCTGAGTGCCTCGGTGGATTATCCTTCCATTGCGGGCATTGAGATCTTGCGCTGA
- a CDS encoding glycosyltransferase family 4 protein has translation MIGIDDSSPRHPLPRLLHHNPHAMKVLHLSSSDLGGGAARGAYWLHQALQSRADTDSAMLVQSKVSDDPEVTEYRPALASRLARKTEQLVRDRLRPSRYFSPAALRLPIHHQINALQPDVVNLHWVGDGFLSPESLTGIRAPLVWTLRDQWPMTGGCHYAQDCGRFEAECGNCPALNSRHPDDYSRRLHRRKSRAWDGHPMTLVALSHWLADQARRSSLLGGRRTVVIPNALDTTVFQPSDQGTAHLRARLGLPADRRLILFGAMDPLNDRRKGFGELRRSAELLAQRPDATSLELVVFGPLHGQTPPTMPLRTHFLGPVDDDRALASLYAGADLTVMPSLEEAFGKVAMESMACGTPVVCFDGSGPADIVDHRVNGYLARLGDAADLAAGIAFLLDHPQPRALMGAALDKVAAHYTYERQAQMYSDLYARVLEEAKWLELRPRASS, from the coding sequence ATGATCGGCATCGATGACAGTTCCCCTCGCCACCCTCTTCCTCGCCTGCTCCACCACAACCCACACGCCATGAAGGTGCTGCACCTGAGCAGCAGTGACCTCGGGGGTGGCGCGGCCCGGGGTGCGTACTGGCTGCATCAGGCCCTGCAGTCCCGTGCTGATACGGATTCGGCCATGCTGGTGCAGAGCAAAGTCAGCGACGACCCGGAGGTGACGGAATACCGCCCGGCCCTGGCCTCAAGACTGGCACGAAAGACTGAGCAGCTGGTGCGGGATCGGCTGCGCCCGTCACGCTACTTCTCGCCTGCCGCGCTGCGCCTTCCCATTCATCATCAGATCAATGCCCTGCAGCCCGATGTGGTGAATCTGCACTGGGTGGGCGACGGCTTTCTGAGCCCCGAGAGCCTGACAGGCATCCGGGCGCCGCTGGTGTGGACCCTGCGCGACCAGTGGCCGATGACCGGCGGCTGCCATTACGCCCAGGACTGCGGCCGCTTCGAGGCTGAATGCGGCAACTGTCCTGCCCTGAACTCCAGACACCCCGACGACTACTCACGCCGACTGCACCGCCGTAAGTCTCGCGCCTGGGATGGCCATCCCATGACCCTGGTGGCCCTCAGCCACTGGCTGGCCGACCAGGCGCGGCGCAGTTCGCTGTTGGGTGGACGCCGCACTGTGGTCATTCCCAACGCCCTGGACACAACGGTGTTTCAACCCAGTGACCAGGGCACGGCGCATTTGCGGGCGCGGCTGGGCCTGCCGGCAGACCGGCGCCTGATTCTCTTTGGGGCCATGGACCCGTTGAATGACCGCCGAAAGGGCTTCGGCGAACTGCGCCGCAGCGCTGAACTGCTGGCCCAGCGGCCAGATGCCACTTCGCTGGAACTGGTGGTGTTCGGACCACTGCACGGCCAGACCCCGCCGACGATGCCCCTGCGAACCCATTTCCTCGGCCCGGTAGACGATGACCGCGCGCTGGCCTCTCTCTATGCAGGAGCGGACCTGACGGTGATGCCTTCGCTGGAAGAAGCCTTTGGCAAGGTGGCCATGGAATCGATGGCCTGCGGCACCCCCGTGGTCTGCTTTGATGGCAGCGGCCCAGCGGACATCGTGGACCACCGCGTCAATGGTTACCTGGCCCGTCTTGGTGATGCGGCGGATCTGGCTGCTGGCATCGCCTTCCTGCTGGACCATCCCCAGCCCCGCGCACTGATGGGAGCTGCGCTGG